The DNA window TTTGAATGATTCTTTCTTCATGACTTATTACACATTTTGAGTTGGGTCATAGTCGCGACGCACGATGAACTTGGTGGTCACGGGAAGTTTTTGAGCTGCGAGGCGGAGAGCTTCCTTAGCGATATCGTAAGATACGCCTTCAACCTCTATGATGATGCGGCCGGGAGTAACGGGGGCAACGAATCCTTCGGGAGCACCCTTACCTTTACCCATGCGGACCTCGGCAGGCTTCTTTGTGATGGGTTTGTCAGGGAAGATGCGAATCCAGATCTGACCCTGACGCTGCATGTAGCGGGTAACAGCGATACGGGCGGCTTCAATCTGGCGACCGGTGATCCACTTAGACTCTAAGGTCTTGATGCCGAACGAACCGAAGGCCAACTGGTTGCCACGCTGCGCAATGCCTTTCATGCGGCCTTTTTGCGCGCGGCGAAATTTGGTTTTCTTAGGTTGTAACATTGTGTTGTTGAATCAATTGTGGGTTTAACGGTTGTTTTTGGGTTTGCGGAAACCGCCACGACGGGGAGCACCGTTTGAAGAAGAGTTGCGGCTGTCCTTCTGAGTGTTTGTGTACTGGGGAGCAAGGTCACGCTTTCCGTAAACCTCACCACGGCAGATCCAAACCTTCACGCCGATAACACCAACCTTTGTGTGAGCTTCTACGAGAGCGTAGTCAATGTCAGCACGGAGGGTGTGGAGCGGTGTACGGCCTTCCTTGAACATCTCCGAGCGGGCCATTTCAGCTCCGTTGAGACGGCCTGAAATCTGAACCTTGATGCCTTCGGCACCCGCACGCATTGTCGATGCTACAGCCATCTTCACTGCACGACGGTAGGCAATCTTGCCTTCAATCTGGCGGGCGATGGTCGAAGCTACGATCTGAGCGTCGAGTTCAGGGCGTTTTACTTCGTAGATGTTGATCTGGACATCCTTGTCGGTGATCTTCTTGAGCTCTTCCTTAAGCTTGTCGACTTCAGCGCCGCCCTTACCGATGATAAGACCGGGGCGAGAGGTGCAGACAGTGATAGTGATGAGCTTCATAGTGCGCTCGATGACGATGCGCGAAACGCTTGACTTTGCAAGACGGACATTGAGATACTTGCGGAGTTTAGAGTCCTCAAGCAGAGTATCGCCGTATTTCTTACCGCCATACCAGTTAGAGTCCCATCCACGGATAACTCCCAAGCGATTGCTGATTGGATTTACTTTCTGTCCCATTTGTTAAGCTTTAGCGTTTTTGTTATCAATTGTGTCAACAATCAATGTGACGTGGTTTGCGCGTTTGCGGATACGGTAGCCACGGCCCTGCGGAGCAGTGCGGAGACGCTTGAGCATAGGAGCACAGTTTACATAGATTGTGCTGATATAAAGCTCGCCGGCGTCAGCCTTGCGTTCGTTCTTGGCTTCCCAGTTGGCGATAGCCGAGCGGAGGAGCTTTTCGAGGCGGGCAGCAGCTTCCTTATTAGAAAATTTCAGGATACCGAGTGCACGGTTGACCTCTACCCCGCGAACCATGTCAGCGACAAGGCGCATTTTGCGGGGGGAGGTGG is part of the Duncaniella dubosii genome and encodes:
- the rpsC gene encoding 30S ribosomal protein S3, encoding MGQKVNPISNRLGVIRGWDSNWYGGKKYGDTLLEDSKLRKYLNVRLAKSSVSRIVIERTMKLITITVCTSRPGLIIGKGGAEVDKLKEELKKITDKDVQINIYEVKRPELDAQIVASTIARQIEGKIAYRRAVKMAVASTMRAGAEGIKVQISGRLNGAEMARSEMFKEGRTPLHTLRADIDYALVEAHTKVGVIGVKVWICRGEVYGKRDLAPQYTNTQKDSRNSSSNGAPRRGGFRKPKNNR
- the rplV gene encoding 50S ribosomal protein L22, coding for MGVRKRNSADLRKAEQKTVAFAKLLNIPTSPRKMRLVADMVRGVEVNRALGILKFSNKEAAARLEKLLRSAIANWEAKNERKADAGELYISTIYVNCAPMLKRLRTAPQGRGYRIRKRANHVTLIVDTIDNKNAKA
- the rplP gene encoding 50S ribosomal protein L16, producing the protein MLQPKKTKFRRAQKGRMKGIAQRGNQLAFGSFGIKTLESKWITGRQIEAARIAVTRYMQRQGQIWIRIFPDKPITKKPAEVRMGKGKGAPEGFVAPVTPGRIIIEVEGVSYDIAKEALRLAAQKLPVTTKFIVRRDYDPTQNV